From the genome of Chroicocephalus ridibundus chromosome 1, bChrRid1.1, whole genome shotgun sequence, one region includes:
- the AP1S2 gene encoding AP-1 complex subunit sigma-2 isoform X3, translating into MQFMLLFSRQGKLRLQKWYVPLSDKEKKKITRELVQTVLARKPKMCSFLEWRDLKIVYKRYASLYFCCAIEDQDNELITLEIIHRYVELLDKYFGSVCELDIIFNFEKAYFILDEFLLGGEVQETSKKNVLKAIEQADLLQESQNEDWGGLSEDIL; encoded by the exons ATGCAGTTTATGTTGCTTTTTAGTCGCCAGGGGAAACTGAGACTCCAGAAGTGGTATGTCCCATTAtctgacaaagaaaagaagaaaatcacaagGGAACTTGTTCAAACAGTATTAGCCCGCAAACCGAAAATGTGCAGCTTCCTGGAATGGAGAGACCTGAAGATTGTCTACAAAAG ATACGCAAGCCTCTATTTCTGCTGTGCTATTGAAGATCAGGACAATGAACTAATAACTCTGGAAATAATTCATCGCTATGTAGAACTTCTTGACAAGTATTTTGGCAGT GTATGTGAACTTGATATCATCTTCAATTTCGAAAAAGCCTATTTCATTCTGGATGAGTTCCTTTTAGGAGGGGAGGTTCAGGAGACTTCCAAGAAAAACGTTCTCAAAGCCATTGAACAGGCAGATCTTTTACAGGAG AGCCAGAATGAAGACTGGGGAGGTTTGTCTGAGGATATCTTATGA
- the AP1S2 gene encoding AP-1 complex subunit sigma-2 isoform X2 — protein MQFMLLFSRQGKLRLQKWYVPLSDKEKKKITRELVQTVLARKPKMCSFLEWRDLKIVYKRYASLYFCCAIEDQDNELITLEIIHRYVELLDKYFGSVCELDIIFNFEKAYFILDEFLLGGEVQETSKKNVLKAIEQADLLQEEAETPRSVLEEIGLT, from the exons ATGCAGTTTATGTTGCTTTTTAGTCGCCAGGGGAAACTGAGACTCCAGAAGTGGTATGTCCCATTAtctgacaaagaaaagaagaaaatcacaagGGAACTTGTTCAAACAGTATTAGCCCGCAAACCGAAAATGTGCAGCTTCCTGGAATGGAGAGACCTGAAGATTGTCTACAAAAG ATACGCAAGCCTCTATTTCTGCTGTGCTATTGAAGATCAGGACAATGAACTAATAACTCTGGAAATAATTCATCGCTATGTAGAACTTCTTGACAAGTATTTTGGCAGT GTATGTGAACTTGATATCATCTTCAATTTCGAAAAAGCCTATTTCATTCTGGATGAGTTCCTTTTAGGAGGGGAGGTTCAGGAGACTTCCAAGAAAAACGTTCTCAAAGCCATTGAACAGGCAGATCTTTTACAGGAG
- the AP1S2 gene encoding AP-1 complex subunit sigma-2 isoform X4 encodes MQFMLLFSRQGKLRLQKWYVPLSDKEKKKITRELVQTVLARKPKMCSFLEWRDLKIVYKRYASLYFCCAIEDQDNELITLEIIHRYVELLDKYFGSVCELDIIFNFEKAYFILDEFLLGGEVQETSKKNVLKAIEQADLLQEPRHEYFNVPVY; translated from the exons ATGCAGTTTATGTTGCTTTTTAGTCGCCAGGGGAAACTGAGACTCCAGAAGTGGTATGTCCCATTAtctgacaaagaaaagaagaaaatcacaagGGAACTTGTTCAAACAGTATTAGCCCGCAAACCGAAAATGTGCAGCTTCCTGGAATGGAGAGACCTGAAGATTGTCTACAAAAG ATACGCAAGCCTCTATTTCTGCTGTGCTATTGAAGATCAGGACAATGAACTAATAACTCTGGAAATAATTCATCGCTATGTAGAACTTCTTGACAAGTATTTTGGCAGT GTATGTGAACTTGATATCATCTTCAATTTCGAAAAAGCCTATTTCATTCTGGATGAGTTCCTTTTAGGAGGGGAGGTTCAGGAGACTTCCAAGAAAAACGTTCTCAAAGCCATTGAACAGGCAGATCTTTTACAGGAG